Proteins encoded in a region of the Campylobacter geochelonis genome:
- the purM gene encoding phosphoribosylformylglycinamidine cyclo-ligase has translation MISYKDAGVDIDAGNSFVEAIKPFVKSTFNDNVLGGIGSFSGAFKLPSGFKNPALLGATDGVGTKLRLAIDSKKFDTIGIDLVAMCVNDLICNFATPLFFLDYYATAKLDVNEAKDVVKGISEGCKQARCALIGGETAEMPGLYQKDDFDLAGFAVGMAEVEDIDRTKFVKEDDVLIALPSSGIHSNGYSLVRKLFFEKLQLDFSEQIDGKNLIDVLLAPTRIYVDEFLRLKPCINAMAHITGGGITENLPRVLPDGLQANVRLKAINSPEVFKYMSKYVEKDEMFRTFNMGVGMVLVVSRANVDTVLENCDGYIIGEVVRGEKCVKFI, from the coding sequence ATGATAAGCTACAAAGATGCAGGTGTCGATATCGATGCTGGAAATTCGTTTGTTGAGGCGATTAAACCGTTTGTAAAATCGACATTTAATGACAATGTTTTAGGTGGCATTGGCTCGTTTTCTGGAGCTTTTAAACTTCCAAGTGGATTTAAAAACCCTGCACTTTTGGGCGCTACTGATGGAGTTGGCACGAAGCTTAGACTTGCTATTGACTCAAAGAAATTTGACACTATCGGCATAGATTTGGTTGCGATGTGTGTAAATGATCTTATCTGCAACTTCGCTACTCCGCTGTTTTTCTTAGACTACTACGCGACTGCAAAACTTGATGTAAATGAAGCAAAAGATGTTGTAAAAGGTATAAGCGAAGGTTGTAAACAGGCTCGTTGCGCGCTAATTGGAGGCGAGACTGCCGAGATGCCAGGGTTGTATCAAAAAGATGACTTTGACTTAGCTGGTTTTGCTGTTGGAATGGCTGAGGTTGAAGATATAGATAGAACTAAATTTGTAAAAGAAGATGACGTTTTAATAGCGCTTCCAAGTAGCGGAATTCACTCAAATGGTTACTCGCTTGTTAGAAAGCTTTTTTTTGAGAAGCTTCAACTTGATTTTAGCGAGCAAATCGATGGGAAGAATTTAATAGACGTTTTGCTTGCGCCAACTAGAATTTATGTAGATGAGTTTTTGCGCCTTAAGCCGTGTATAAATGCGATGGCGCATATAACAGGTGGTGGGATTACTGAGAATTTACCGCGCGTTTTACCAGATGGTTTGCAAGCAAATGTTAGATTAAAGGCCATAAATTCGCCAGAAGTGTTTAAATATATGTCTAAATATGTAGAAAAAGATGAGATGTTTAGGACATTTAACATGGGTGTTGGAATGGTTTTAGTAGTAAGTAGAGCAAACGTTGATACAGTTCTTGAAAACTGCGATGGATACATCATCGGCGAGGTTGTTCGCGGAGAAAAATGCGTTAAATTTATATAG
- a CDS encoding tyrosine-type recombinase/integrase — translation MVFNVNIIQKITERTGFKAQPDAVISNFELPIGYNSLYKEVLAPNLQIRIKKNKKRGKRYTKTFYYRHKDKLTKLGEFPELKFKTALKAVELLKNDSPKVEQTTLKSAFERYKIQLCGNLKPATMAKNEKLFRALTSLHNKSLKSLKKSDFIGICTRYHIQEKFTTAEQIFNLSRSVLNFSAASGLLNDNPLVNVRFKQIFSVKLGEYGYLSPDDPTSLSHLIRYIFKYNNTKSVRNALVLGLLTGLRSQNVRELKKEQLKKNENGYYLEFSANQTKSNRNERLGIPSRLAEWLLKFDFQNDLFFPGVRGGILSDSTLSKALQPYSNMQFHEGSRFVFHSLRKVLSSFCGKELGLNSRLAIEKCLFHDISSTLGSSTHGTYDKSTYENDTRKVLEFWLDYICKIGEIDVLA, via the coding sequence GTGGTTTTTAATGTTAACATTATTCAAAAAATTACGGAGCGTACGGGCTTTAAAGCCCAGCCGGACGCGGTTATTTCTAATTTCGAACTCCCTATCGGCTACAATTCCCTTTATAAGGAAGTTCTGGCCCCAAATTTGCAAATTCGCATAAAGAAAAATAAAAAGCGCGGCAAGCGTTATACAAAAACGTTTTACTATCGTCATAAAGACAAGTTGACCAAATTGGGGGAATTCCCCGAACTAAAATTTAAAACTGCATTAAAAGCTGTCGAACTACTTAAAAATGATTCTCCAAAAGTCGAGCAAACCACCTTAAAATCGGCATTTGAGCGATATAAAATACAACTATGTGGCAATTTAAAACCCGCTACGATGGCAAAAAACGAAAAATTATTTAGGGCTTTAACAAGTCTTCACAATAAATCACTAAAAAGTCTTAAAAAATCCGATTTTATCGGTATTTGCACGCGATACCATATTCAAGAAAAATTCACGACGGCAGAGCAAATTTTTAATCTATCTCGTTCTGTTTTGAATTTCTCCGCAGCCAGCGGTTTATTGAATGACAACCCCTTGGTTAATGTGAGATTTAAACAAATTTTTTCTGTTAAATTGGGGGAATATGGCTATTTATCCCCCGATGACCCAACCTCGTTGTCACATTTAATTAGATATATTTTCAAATATAACAACACAAAATCAGTTCGTAATGCCCTTGTTTTGGGACTTTTAACGGGATTAAGAAGTCAAAATGTAAGAGAATTGAAAAAAGAGCAATTGAAAAAAAACGAAAATGGGTATTATTTGGAATTCAGCGCAAATCAAACAAAATCAAACCGAAATGAACGGTTGGGGATTCCATCTCGACTTGCAGAATGGCTACTGAAATTCGACTTCCAAAACGACCTGTTTTTTCCGGGGGTCAGGGGCGGGATTTTAAGCGATTCGACCCTCAGCAAGGCACTTCAACCCTACTCGAATATGCAATTTCACGAGGGTTCAAGGTTCGTTTTTCATTCGCTGCGAAAAGTTTTGTCAAGTTTTTGCGGGAAAGAGCTAGGTTTAAATTCGAGACTAGCAATCGAGAAGTGCCTATTTCACGACATTTCCTCGACACTTGGAAGCTCGACGCACGGCACATATGATAAAAGCACATATGAAAATGACACTCGAAAAGTACTTGAATTTTGGCTTGATTATATTTGTAAAATTGGAGAAATCGATGTGTTGGCTTAA
- the nhaA gene encoding Na+/H+ antiporter NhaA, with protein MTKFLKKIIAIESSAGILLLLSAVFALIFQNLSFLSGIYNWFLHLHITIGFGSVKLDEPLHFWVNDALMAIFFFLIGLELKREMVEGQLKHFSQVFLPSFAAVGGVLFPAIIFAAINWGDPEAIRGWAIPTATDIAFAVGVLALLGRRVPSSLKIFVLTLAIMDDLCAIIIIALFYSSTLNLTFLALAALVVALLIIINRLGVSTQIPYVILSLILWVFVLNSGIHATIAGVVAGFTIPLYTKNGSMLKDMEHALATSVNFLILPLFAFVNAGVNLHGLNANYLLGSVPVGIFLGLFLGKQIGIFLFSYLAVKLKFAYLPEHSNWKQLYAIAIICGIGFTMSLFVDNLAYGQHSMELYHGTDKLAILFGSFVSGIVGYFVAKAVGNNKDGSPKNLIKK; from the coding sequence TTGACCAAATTTTTAAAGAAAATAATAGCTATAGAAAGCAGCGCTGGTATTTTACTTCTTTTATCGGCTGTTTTTGCACTGATATTTCAAAATTTAAGCTTTTTAAGCGGCATTTACAACTGGTTTTTACATCTTCACATTACCATTGGATTTGGCAGTGTTAAGCTAGACGAACCGCTTCATTTTTGGGTTAATGATGCTTTGATGGCGATATTTTTCTTTCTAATTGGACTTGAACTAAAACGAGAGATGGTCGAAGGTCAGCTAAAACACTTCTCACAAGTCTTTTTACCGAGCTTTGCCGCAGTTGGTGGGGTTCTTTTTCCTGCTATAATTTTTGCTGCTATTAACTGGGGAGATCCAGAAGCCATACGAGGTTGGGCGATACCAACAGCAACCGATATCGCTTTTGCGGTTGGAGTTTTGGCACTTCTTGGTAGAAGAGTTCCATCAAGTCTTAAAATTTTTGTCTTAACTCTTGCGATTATGGATGATTTATGTGCGATTATAATCATAGCACTTTTTTACTCAAGCACTCTAAATTTAACGTTTTTAGCGCTTGCAGCTTTAGTTGTTGCGCTACTGATAATCATAAACAGACTAGGAGTTAGCACTCAAATTCCTTATGTGATACTTAGTTTGATCTTGTGGGTTTTTGTCCTAAATTCTGGTATCCACGCTACTATCGCTGGAGTTGTGGCTGGATTTACGATACCTTTATATACCAAAAACGGCTCGATGTTAAAAGATATGGAGCACGCTCTTGCTACTTCTGTAAATTTTCTTATTTTACCACTTTTTGCTTTTGTAAATGCTGGCGTAAATTTACATGGACTAAATGCAAACTACTTGCTAGGAAGCGTGCCGGTTGGTATATTTTTAGGGCTATTTCTTGGCAAGCAAATCGGTATATTTTTATTTAGCTATCTTGCTGTCAAGCTTAAATTTGCTTATCTTCCAGAGCATTCTAACTGGAAACAACTCTACGCGATAGCCATTATATGCGGTATCGGCTTTACTATGAGCTTGTTTGTTGATAACTTGGCATATGGACAGCACTCAATGGAGTTGTATCATGGAACAGATAAATTAGCTATTCTTTTTGGCTCGTTTGTTTCTGGTATCGTTGGATACTTTGTGGCTAAAGCGGTTGGAAATAACAAAGATGGAAGCCCAAAAAATCTTATTAAAAAATAA
- a CDS encoding NINE protein — protein sequence MRRNMLIAYLLWFFLGSFGAHRIYCGKFISGLFMLMLFWVGSATAWFIIGWFFLAIWGIWWLFDVFLTANMVNDINDEYNIEDEISYSNKIKNIEALYELYQKGAISKAEYETRKDILMRK from the coding sequence ATGAGAAGAAATATGCTGATAGCTTACTTACTTTGGTTTTTCTTAGGTAGTTTTGGCGCGCATAGAATTTACTGTGGTAAATTTATAAGTGGGCTTTTTATGCTTATGTTATTTTGGGTTGGAAGTGCGACTGCATGGTTTATCATAGGCTGGTTTTTCTTAGCTATCTGGGGAATTTGGTGGCTTTTTGATGTATTTTTAACCGCAAATATGGTAAATGACATCAACGATGAATATAACATAGAAGATGAAATTTCATACAGCAACAAGATAAAAAATATCGAGGCGCTCTATGAACTTTATCAAAAAGGTGCCATATCTAAGGCTGAATACGAAACAAGAAAAGATATCTTGATGAGAAAATAA
- the lspA gene encoding signal peptidase II, with protein MGKFWIKFAAIFVAVFAVDQIIKFVFLNGFRWDGEFFSLILTFNKGVAFSMFAFLDEWLKILQLVLIIALFIYLVYQKELLHEHWVAFALLLGAGSSNLLDRFIHSGVVDYVFWHKWFEFAVFNFADVMINLAVAIIFIQILIEYKRKKAK; from the coding sequence ATGGGTAAATTTTGGATTAAATTTGCTGCTATTTTTGTAGCGGTTTTTGCTGTAGATCAAATCATAAAATTTGTTTTTTTAAACGGTTTTAGATGGGATGGGGAATTTTTTTCTCTTATTTTAACCTTTAATAAAGGCGTGGCATTTTCGATGTTTGCCTTTTTAGATGAGTGGCTAAAAATTTTACAACTAGTGCTTATCATCGCACTTTTTATCTATCTAGTCTATCAAAAAGAGCTTTTGCACGAACATTGGGTGGCGTTTGCACTTTTGCTTGGTGCAGGAAGTTCAAATTTGCTTGATAGATTTATCCATAGTGGCGTGGTTGATTATGTTTTTTGGCATAAGTGGTTTGAGTTTGCTGTGTTTAACTTCGCTGATGTGATGATAAATTTAGCCGTCGCGATAATCTTTATACAAATTTTAATTGAATATAAAAGGAAAAAAGCAAAATGA
- the glmM gene encoding phosphoglucosamine mutase, translated as MKYFGTDGVRGMAGKDLTAELAMRIAMAAGIYFRKSSVTNMILVGKDTRRSGYMIETAIVAGLTSIGYNVRQIGPMPTPAVAFLTEDMRCDAGIMISASHNAYYDNGIKFFDHQGFKLDETEEAKIEQILHNEELIAEARKQMMEIGAAKRVDDVIGRYIVHIKNSFPKNENLHGLRVVLDVANGASYKVAPTVFKELGAEVFVINNEPNGKNINDGCGALYPQNLANEVKRLRADVGFGFDGDADRVVVVDEDGQVINGDALIGILAIYLKKNSMLSQNKVIATVMSNAALDDMLKQHEIELLRSGVGDKFVLEMMKEQNINFGGEQSGHIIFGDYAKTGDGITSALQFSACMLQEKKRASQLSSMFKPYPQILKNLKITEKKDLAKLAGLKELEASLNADGIRSLFRYSGTEKVIRLLLEGKKKLLVEKRMQEVEDFFLKALNG; from the coding sequence ATGAAGTATTTTGGGACTGATGGCGTTCGCGGAATGGCCGGAAAAGACCTAACTGCTGAGCTTGCTATGCGTATTGCAATGGCTGCTGGAATTTACTTTAGAAAAAGCTCAGTTACAAATATGATTTTGGTTGGAAAAGATACAAGAAGAAGTGGTTATATGATAGAAACAGCCATTGTTGCTGGACTTACATCAATTGGCTATAATGTCCGCCAAATAGGCCCTATGCCAACTCCTGCGGTTGCGTTTTTGACTGAAGATATGAGATGTGATGCTGGTATTATGATTTCAGCTTCGCACAATGCTTACTATGATAATGGGATTAAATTTTTTGATCATCAAGGATTTAAGCTTGATGAAACAGAAGAGGCAAAAATCGAACAAATTTTGCACAACGAAGAGTTGATTGCCGAAGCTAGAAAGCAGATGATGGAAATCGGTGCTGCAAAAAGAGTTGATGATGTGATAGGAAGATACATCGTGCATATTAAAAATTCATTCCCAAAAAATGAGAACTTGCACGGCTTACGAGTTGTTTTAGACGTCGCAAATGGCGCTAGTTACAAGGTTGCTCCAACAGTTTTTAAAGAGCTTGGCGCTGAAGTTTTTGTGATAAATAACGAACCAAACGGCAAAAACATAAACGATGGTTGTGGCGCGCTGTATCCGCAAAATTTGGCTAATGAAGTAAAACGCTTGCGAGCCGATGTTGGCTTTGGTTTTGATGGAGATGCCGATAGAGTCGTGGTTGTCGATGAAGATGGACAAGTTATAAATGGCGATGCTTTGATTGGAATTTTAGCGATTTATCTTAAGAAAAACTCAATGCTTTCACAAAACAAAGTCATAGCAACAGTTATGAGTAACGCAGCCCTTGATGATATGCTAAAACAGCATGAAATCGAGCTTTTGCGAAGTGGTGTTGGTGATAAATTTGTTCTTGAAATGATGAAAGAGCAAAATATAAATTTTGGTGGCGAGCAAAGTGGGCATATTATCTTTGGCGATTACGCAAAAACTGGCGATGGTATAACAAGTGCGCTTCAATTTAGCGCTTGTATGTTGCAAGAGAAAAAAAGAGCAAGCCAACTTAGCTCGATGTTTAAACCATATCCTCAAATTCTAAAAAATTTAAAAATCACAGAGAAAAAAGACTTGGCAAAATTAGCCGGTTTAAAAGAACTTGAAGCTTCGCTAAACGCCGATGGAATCCGCTCTTTGTTTAGATACTCTGGCACCGAAAAAGTCATAAGACTTTTGCTTGAGGGCAAAAAGAAACTTTTGGTTGAAAAACGGATGCAAGAGGTTGAAGACTTCTTTTTAAAAGCTTTAAATGGGTAA
- the rpsT gene encoding 30S ribosomal protein S20: MANHKSAAKRARQTIKKTERNRFYRTRLKNITRAVREAVEAKDVEAANSAFKVANKSIHSFVSKGILKKETAGRRVSRLAKLVNSLTIAE; the protein is encoded by the coding sequence ATGGCAAATCATAAATCTGCTGCTAAAAGAGCAAGACAGACCATTAAAAAAACTGAGAGAAACAGATTTTATCGCACAAGACTTAAAAATATAACTAGAGCGGTAAGAGAAGCTGTTGAGGCAAAAGATGTAGAGGCTGCAAATTCTGCATTTAAAGTTGCTAACAAAAGCATTCATAGCTTTGTAAGTAAAGGTATTTTGAAAAAAGAGACAGCAGGTCGTCGCGTTAGCCGTTTGGCAAAATTAGTAAATTCACTAACTATAGCTGAATAA
- the prfA gene encoding peptide chain release factor 1 yields the protein MLADKLKPFLDRYSEISELLSDPSIVSDIEKMTKLSKEQSSLEEINHASLEYLSVLNSIEENKILLEDAELAELAKDELKSLETRKIELEDEIKILLIPKDPNDDKNIFLEIRAGTGGDEAALFAGDLFEAYLRYAELRGYKVEIVSQSEGSAGGFKEVIMLVKGSGAYSRLKFEGGTHRVQRVPETESQGRVHTSAITVAVMPEVQDSDIQINQNDLKIDVMRSSGHGGQSVNTTDSAVRITHIPTGLVVTNQDGKSQHKNKDAAMKVLKARLFDMQEQERLEKERSERKDQVGTGDRSGRIRTYNYPQNRISDHRINLTLYRLDAIMAGGLFDEIIDPLITHAQSDAISSSGLE from the coding sequence ATGTTGGCTGACAAATTAAAACCATTTTTAGATAGGTACTCTGAAATTTCAGAGTTGCTAAGTGATCCAAGCATTGTCAGCGACATAGAAAAGATGACTAAACTCTCAAAAGAACAAAGCTCGCTTGAAGAGATAAATCACGCATCTTTAGAGTATTTAAGTGTTTTAAATAGTATTGAAGAGAACAAAATTCTCTTAGAAGATGCCGAACTTGCCGAACTTGCAAAAGATGAGCTAAAAAGCTTAGAAACTAGAAAAATCGAACTTGAAGATGAGATAAAAATTCTGCTTATCCCAAAAGATCCAAATGATGATAAAAATATATTTTTAGAAATTCGCGCTGGAACTGGTGGCGATGAGGCTGCACTTTTTGCTGGCGATCTTTTTGAGGCATATTTAAGATATGCTGAACTTAGAGGCTACAAAGTAGAAATCGTTTCTCAAAGCGAGGGTAGTGCAGGTGGCTTTAAAGAAGTTATCATGCTTGTAAAAGGAAGTGGAGCTTACTCAAGGCTTAAATTTGAAGGCGGAACTCACCGCGTTCAACGAGTTCCAGAAACAGAGTCGCAAGGCAGAGTTCATACAAGCGCTATAACGGTTGCTGTTATGCCAGAAGTGCAAGATAGTGATATACAAATCAACCAAAATGACCTTAAAATCGATGTTATGAGAAGTTCTGGTCATGGTGGGCAGTCTGTTAATACGACTGATTCAGCAGTTCGTATAACCCATATCCCAACCGGACTAGTTGTAACAAACCAAGATGGAAAATCGCAACATAAAAACAAAGATGCGGCGATGAAAGTTCTAAAAGCTCGACTTTTTGATATGCAAGAGCAAGAGCGATTAGAAAAAGAGCGAAGTGAGCGAAAAGATCAAGTTGGCACAGGCGACAGAAGTGGGCGAATTCGCACATATAACTATCCGCAAAACAGAATCTCAGATCATCGTATAAACTTAACACTATACCGCTTAGATGCGATTATGGCTGGCGGGCTTTTTGATGAGATAATCGATCCTTTAATCACACACGCTCAATCCGATGCTATAAGCAGTTCTGGACTGGAATAA
- a CDS encoding universal stress protein: MKKVVVYLSNNSLNNAVCQYGLDIAKNLNSEVVFLYVINIPIIVPNFLGLAAGGLVVGENSDMIYELDEKKATDEELKEGEQVLQAAKKIADEQGVSSTTDLQKGDFIDILLNYKDVDTFVMAICEESKEVEENITTLTRELEHPILFVNKEFSKVGSVLLAFDGKEDSIKALEFIKDSGIFGLDLKYHIATVNDNEEKASQILQTAREILDGKSAEFITLSGDVTESIIKYRRANNIDSLATGAFSKGMFASFIFGSTSKNIVKNALVPVLVVD, encoded by the coding sequence ATGAAAAAAGTTGTTGTATATCTAAGTAATAACTCCCTAAATAACGCGGTTTGTCAGTATGGTTTAGATATTGCGAAAAATCTAAATTCAGAAGTTGTATTCTTATATGTCATAAATATCCCAATTATCGTGCCAAATTTCTTAGGCTTAGCTGCTGGTGGTTTGGTTGTTGGCGAAAATAGCGATATGATTTATGAGCTAGATGAGAAAAAAGCAACCGATGAAGAGTTAAAAGAGGGCGAGCAGGTTTTACAAGCTGCCAAAAAAATAGCAGATGAGCAAGGCGTAAGCTCTACGACTGATTTACAAAAGGGCGATTTTATCGATATTTTGCTAAATTATAAAGATGTGGATACTTTTGTAATGGCGATTTGTGAAGAGAGCAAAGAGGTAGAAGAAAATATCACGACTTTAACAAGAGAACTTGAACATCCAATCCTTTTTGTAAACAAAGAATTTAGCAAAGTCGGCTCAGTTTTACTCGCTTTTGATGGGAAAGAGGATTCGATTAAGGCTTTAGAGTTTATAAAAGATAGTGGGATTTTTGGCTTAGATTTAAAGTATCACATAGCAACTGTAAATGATAATGAAGAAAAAGCATCTCAAATTTTACAAACTGCTAGAGAAATTTTAGATGGTAAAAGTGCTGAATTTATCACTCTAAGTGGCGATGTTACTGAAAGTATTATCAAATACCGAAGAGCAAATAATATTGATAGTTTGGCAACTGGAGCTTTTAGCAAAGGAATGTTTGCTAGTTTTATCTTTGGTAGCACTTCAAAAAATATCGTAAAAAATGCTCTTGTTCCAGTTTTGGTTGTGGACTAG
- a CDS encoding replication/maintenance protein RepL, with translation MDSLKVYKQILGEKKVSVIEFLCAKCDKNGFVTLTVSEICVQLALSKPTVINTLKILKDKNIISRIKNGVYKFNRF, from the coding sequence TTGGATTCGCTTAAAGTTTACAAACAGATTTTAGGAGAAAAAAAGGTTAGTGTTATTGAGTTTTTGTGTGCCAAGTGCGATAAAAACGGCTTTGTAACACTAACTGTTAGTGAAATTTGCGTTCAGTTAGCGCTTAGCAAACCAACTGTTATAAACACGCTTAAAATTTTAAAGGATAAAAATATCATAAGTCGTATTAAAAACGGAGTTTATAAATTTAACCGTTTTTAG
- a CDS encoding manganese efflux pump MntP, translating to MEIFLIAFALSMDSVALSMANGAKCLNFKIYQILKISFFYAFFQAIMPLIGYFLGSSFTEFISEIDHFIAFFILVFLGFKMIKDSRNLDSECGLNLTNKELVIGAIATSIDAMAVGVTFAFEEINIVSAALVIGATCFVLCVMACFIGKKLGEALESKALVLGGVILILIGFKILITHLGLLG from the coding sequence ATGGAAATTTTTCTTATAGCTTTTGCACTTTCTATGGATAGCGTGGCGCTTTCTATGGCAAATGGTGCGAAGTGTTTAAATTTTAAAATTTATCAAATTTTAAAAATCTCTTTTTTCTATGCTTTTTTTCAAGCGATTATGCCGTTGATTGGCTATTTTTTAGGCTCGAGTTTTACTGAATTTATCAGCGAAATAGATCATTTTATAGCTTTTTTTATCCTTGTTTTTTTAGGATTTAAGATGATAAAAGACTCTAGGAATTTAGACTCAGAGTGTGGTTTAAATCTAACTAACAAAGAGCTTGTTATCGGTGCAATCGCCACGAGTATCGATGCAATGGCAGTTGGCGTGACTTTTGCTTTTGAAGAGATTAACATAGTTAGTGCGGCGTTAGTTATAGGAGCAACTTGTTTTGTGCTATGTGTGATGGCCTGTTTTATCGGCAAAAAACTAGGCGAAGCACTAGAAAGCAAAGCTCTTGTTTTAGGCGGGGTTATACTTATATTGATTGGGTTTAAAATTCTAATAACACATCTTGGTTTGCTTGGCTAA
- a CDS encoding DMT family transporter: MSKSFIADIALIVVAISWGVTFLPVQSAVNEINVFSFLFFRFALASVVMYFIALKFGLKFDKNSFKFGVLLGIFLFAGFGFQTYALKFTLSSTVAFITGLNVVMVPFLMFAFLGMRVRFTTFMGAILALVGLYFLSGASDVGLNLGEILTVICALSYALHIAFTGKFVHLCNLYAMVVVQFATVGILSLISAILFGEKSPNSLNLFGGIEIWFDSELLFAVVLTALLATVFAFFVQTLAQQHTTPAKTALIFTLEPVSAGVIGYFVGGEILSLVQICGAGLILLGIVISEVGGIWLEKRSNGV, from the coding sequence ATGTCAAAAAGTTTTATCGCAGATATCGCTCTAATAGTCGTTGCAATCAGCTGGGGAGTTACTTTTTTACCGGTGCAAAGTGCGGTAAATGAGATAAATGTCTTTAGTTTTTTATTTTTTAGATTTGCTTTAGCTAGTGTTGTGATGTATTTTATAGCTTTAAAATTTGGGCTTAAATTTGATAAAAACTCGTTTAAATTTGGCGTTTTGCTCGGCATTTTTTTATTTGCTGGATTTGGCTTTCAAACCTATGCGCTAAAGTTTACGCTAAGTTCGACAGTTGCTTTTATAACTGGGCTAAATGTCGTTATGGTGCCGTTTTTGATGTTTGCATTTCTTGGGATGAGGGTTAGGTTTACGACTTTTATGGGAGCTATTTTAGCGCTTGTTGGGTTGTATTTTTTAAGTGGCGCAAGTGATGTTGGACTAAATTTAGGCGAGATTTTAACTGTGATTTGTGCACTTTCATATGCGCTTCATATCGCATTTACTGGGAAATTTGTTCATCTTTGCAACCTTTATGCGATGGTTGTTGTGCAGTTTGCAACTGTTGGGATTTTATCGCTTATATCGGCTATTTTGTTTGGTGAAAAAAGCCCAAATTCTCTAAATTTATTTGGAGGGATTGAAATTTGGTTTGATAGTGAACTTTTGTTTGCTGTGGTTTTAACAGCACTTCTTGCTACGGTTTTTGCATTTTTTGTTCAGACTTTAGCGCAACAACATACAACGCCAGCAAAGACAGCTTTGATTTTCACTCTTGAGCCAGTAAGTGCGGGCGTGATAGGGTATTTTGTTGGCGGAGAGATTTTAAGCTTAGTACAAATTTGTGGAGCAGGGCTTATACTACTTGGCATTGTCATTAGCGAAGTTGGTGGAATTTGGCTAGAAAAACGCTCTAATGGCGTCTAA